The window ttttctcaatGATTGACATGCAGTCTGAGGGCAGAGGTCAcatgatgtgtgttgttgtcatggtgacaggTGGTATTTTGGGAAGATGGGGAGGAAGGATGCGGAGAGACAGCTGCTGGGCCATGGCAACCAGAGAGGAACTTTCCTTATACGAGAGAGCGAGACCACAAAGGGTGAATATAggccacacacatgcatgtgaacATGCGCACACACTAATATTGGTATATTggtaaatgtgaatgttttttaataCCTCCCTCTTTTCATCTCTTATGTCTTCCCAACGCGTTCCTCTTCCTCTCCGACCTCTTCACAGGCGCTTACTCTCTGTCTATCCGTGACTGGGACGACAACAAGGGAGAACATGTCAAGCATTATAAGATCCGCAAACTAGACAATGGTGGCTACTACATCACCACGAGATCTCAGTTCGACACTGTGCAGGAGCTTGTAGAGCACTATACAGGTAACGCACACAGTAATTCATCCTGTTCTTTCTGCTTctccttcaaagtaaaagtaattgTTGTGTTGCTCTTTTCTGATTCACCTTTTTGCCCAATCATTCTCTGCCAAAATACAAGAAAGAATTTAAGCATTATTCTGTCACTAGTAGAGACAGAATAATGCTTAAATTCTACCACTCATTAATCAGTAGTGGAAAGTCAGGACTTTTACTCTACAAGTACTGTTTTggtttactttacttgagtattttcatttgattctaTTTTCTGCTCCACTTGAGAGGGAgaattgtactttttactccccTACATCTATttgatagatatagatagataatAGTTATTGAAATGAGAGTGAAATaagtgaaataaatcaaataaatgaaatacatttatttcactgaatatttaGGTTATAATTCAAACTGAATTCACTGACATACTTTTTGAAGGATGTTGTTTAAACTGGACAATAACGTCATTATAAGACAGGaactattttacatttttccttaatacttaataaaaaatgacttgggaTTTGCTTGAGACTAGGACCAAATCACTTGAATCACATGTCTGACAATAAGTAATCAAAACACGCTCCACCTTGatcagctacaacattaaaatgagcCAGTAATACATATAATGATACAAAGATCTCTGTGTAATGAATACTTTCACTTTTGCCTCTGAGTAATGTTTTGTAATTTCAGCCTGAAATTTGACTTGTCATGgagttttttttacttccacttAAGCAAAAGGTTTGAGTTCTTCTCCACTCCTCCACCACTGACTTTAGTGACTTTAAACTCAGTTCAGAGTTGTTGCAACAGGCAGGGTTCACAccctctgcttcctctgctctctgtcagtaTTAATCTGCCCCCTAGTGGCTTGTGTTAGTATAACAAACTTGCTGCAGTTTGCGACTTAAGAGACTTGGCCACAGACATCATcagcttttttatttgtttttcttataaGCTTTTCCTATATTTTTGTATCTGTGCTCAAGTCTGTTTTGCTGAATTTTCTTTGCGCCTTTGTACTTCAGTGTTTGGTTAACTTGTCAGTTATGTAAGCACATAAGCAACCTGTCTTGttctttctttatctctgcATTTGCTGcctctttccctctgttttctttctctcttcgtTTCCTTGCCTGTTTGTCTCTCCCCTCTCGCTCAGAGAGAGCGGCAGGACTGTGCTGCCGTTTGATTGGCAGCTGTAAGCGGGGCATGCCTAAGCTGGCCGACTTATCAGTGAAGACCAAGGATATGTGGGAGATTCCCCGTGAATCCCTCCAGCTGATTAAAAAACTGGGAAATGGCCAGCTTTGGAGAAGTCTGGATGGGTAGGAATGGTGGTGCTGTGTTGCGTGGGGGAAGGTAACAGCTGGAGCACACCTggataaaataaagtgttaaaaGATGAGCAGGCGTTTGTAGTCTTCGTTGTCTTCAGTTGACAAGAACATCAGTAAACGCTTCCGCTGCACACTCAGAGAAATGCACTGTAAAGCCCTGTTTATCTGTCTaccagcaaaagaaaaacctgtggacacaaacatacacaccacatacacacagcttTAAGATGTAGTCTTGActagtttttaaatgttttgtgttgagTAGAAACTACAGCAGTGAAACAAATCCTTAATAAATCCCTGTAAGAACGACACAGACGCAGCAgctaatgaataaaaatgtggcTTTGTTTCACATCCAGGTGTGCAGAGCTGAGCCCTTCCTCcactgtgtttgcatgtgcatgtTTCATCATCTCACCTCACCTCTTtgtcacccccccccccaacccacCCATTTTCCACCCATCACTACACCCTTTTCTCCCATTCTTTATCACCCACTTCCACTCTTTCCTTTTTggctcccacctcctccccctaATAGGCAGCAATGACGGACTGTGTTATTACCTGACCATGCCCTGTCCCAACTCCACCCCGCTCACCATGGGCCTCGGGCGGGACGCCTGGGAGGTGTCCAGGGATACGCTGGCGCTGCAAACGAAGCTGGGACAGGGCTGCTTCGGGGACGTTTGGATGGGTGAGAATGACGCCCTCTGACGCCCTCTACAGGCTCAGAGGGAGAGCTGTCTGTCCAGCGTCGTGTTCGTTTTACTGTCCTGTAGCAAAGATTGTTGGTGATGCTCAATGTCTGGCTGTGGCTGACCATTTGTGTCAGGTTTGATGTTTTTCCCAATTACATATGTGATCAATTCATGTTGAAATTGTTTCCCGAGCTGTGCAGAGTTTCTCCCTGAAGCCAGCCGAGCTTTGTGCTGTCCGTGTAACTCAGGTGCTGCTGGTGTTGATGTAAGACCAGTaaacctccctccctccctccctcctaaCATCACCCGTCTCATGTCATGCATGCTCTAAAAGATAACAATCATTTGCATGCACCAGAGGTTCGACCATGTGTGTTTGATGCAGCCTGCAGATTGTGTGCCCTCTCTCtatgtttttgatatttatatcCACGTGTGGGTGCTTGCATCCCTGTATAAGTAGTatgaacatgtactgtatatacagcaACCACGCTGTCAGCATGCCTGCGCAGCACGTCTCTGTGggtgtccgtgtgtgtgcgttaaCGTCCCCTTGTCTGTATGCCAGGCATGTGGAACGGTACCACCAAGGTAGCGGTGAAGACTCTGAAGCGGGGACCATGTCCCCGAGGCCTCCTGGAGGAGGCTCAGATCATGAAGAGACTGCGCCACGACAAGCTGGTGCAGCTCTACGCCGTTGTGTCTGAGGAGCCCATCTACATTATCACAGAGTTTATGAGCCAAGGTATTACGCTGAGTAAACTGTCACGCCTGTGACGAGCTGTAGAACTCTGTTGTTGGTTGGAACCCTGAATGACTCAATGACTCAGGTGtacaccacctccacctcagtGAATGAATACATCTACAGCATAATAATTAATATACTCAATTGATATAATTAATGAAAGAGGATGGTCTGGACCGGCTCCAATTGAAAAGTGTCATCAGATAACTTTTTTGTGACTTAACACTATGTAAATAAGACTGAATTGACTTGATATTATTTAAAACGACAAACTTTTTGAGTTATCAAATTTACCCGACATAAAAAAATTGGCAGAAGGGTGATAGAGTGATCAGGGAGACCAAAGTTCAAGCGCCCATGCCTCCCCGCTAAGCTGagcatgacctttgacctccctgTGGAGGTGGCCTGGGGGCAGGTGAAACTATTCTTCAATAttcattgaaaagaaaaagataaaagttGGCATTAAGATGTAttcatgcaaaagaaaaaacaatatttactcAAATGTGTCACTCTGTATTGGCTATATTTTTGGTAtgagcagccaatcaggatgCTTCAATCTTGGTTTTTCAGGGAGTTTGTTGGACTTCTTAAAAGATGGAGAGGGGCAGAATCTGAAGCTGCCTCAGCTTGTCGACATGGCTGCACAGGTGAGttttacacagacacacattggCAGACTTAaaggaaacacacacttttGTCATTGATCTGAGCTCTTtcttgtctctttgtgtttaaTTCAGATTGCAGCTGGCATGGCATACATCGAGAGGATGAACTACATCCATCGTGACTGCGAGCGGCTAACATCCTCGTTGGAGACAACCTGGTGTGCAAGATCGCCGACTTCGGCCTGGCCAGGCTCATTGAGGACAACGAGTACACAGCCAGACAAGGTAacagcatgagtgtgtgtgtgtgtgggggtatgagggaggaagagagccATGCTTGCACAATGATTAAGAGCGTCTGCCTCTGCCTCCATGCCTATATTTTTATACATAACCTGTCCTAATTATATGATTATGCATCTTCACTGTGTTGCCATGGTTTCAGGGGCGAAGTTCCCCATCAAGTGGACGGCTCCAGAAGCTGCACTGTATGGACGCTTTACCATCAAGTCAGACGTGTGGAGCTTTGGCATCCTGCTGACTGAACTCATCACTAAGGGACGGGTGCCATACCCAGGTAccagctgcttcagtgtttcttgtttttacacAGTAACAGGTTGAACATCTTTGGGAGCCGAACTCCTCCTGGTTTGAGATTTTGCTCACATTTTGAATCAGAACAAAGTGAATTACAGCACTGACCGAGTTCAAGGTCTCAGTGTATTGTTTGCAAAGTGACTCAGAAGAAGATAAAAAGGAAAGGAACATCCTTTTCTTAATAATCAcctgcagcccagtcgccagaataaaatggaTGATGCCAGATTGATCAAATAACACCAATAAATATACCATAACaaagaacataaaaacagataaa is drawn from Pagrus major chromosome 3, Pma_NU_1.0 and contains these coding sequences:
- the yrk gene encoding LOW QUALITY PROTEIN: tyrosine-protein kinase Fgr (The sequence of the model RefSeq protein was modified relative to this genomic sequence to represent the inferred CDS: inserted 1 base in 1 codon) translates to MGCVCCKQKKSAKAAAATSAAADITDLSPSNVDGGLFTASNQGRYCPDPTQTIPDFNKGFSSSAIFSNTNTHQRPGGITGGGVTLFIALYDYDARTEDDLTFQKGEKFQIINNTEGDWWEARSLDTGNSGYIPSNYVAPVDSIQAEEWYFGKMGRKDAERQLLGHGNQRGTFLIRESETTKGAYSLSIRDWDDNKGEHVKHYKIRKLDNGGYYITTRSQFDTVQELVEHYTGSNDGLCYYLTMPCPNSTPLTMGLGRDAWEVSRDTLALQTKLGQGCFGDVWMGMWNGTTKVAVKTLKRGPCPRGLLEEAQIMKRLRHDKLVQLYAVVSEEPIYIITEFMSQGSLLDFLKDGEGQNLKLPQLVDMAAQIAAGMAYIERMNYIHRDXRAANILVGDNLVCKIADFGLARLIEDNEYTARQGAKFPIKWTAPEAALYGRFTIKSDVWSFGILLTELITKGRVPYPGMNNREVLEQVERGYRMPCAPGCPASLHELMLQCWRREADERHTFEYLQSFLEDYFTATEPQYQPGENL